Sequence from the Pan paniscus chromosome 4, NHGRI_mPanPan1-v2.0_pri, whole genome shotgun sequence genome:
TTGTTTGAATTTTATAAGGAGAAATAacaaggtgatttttaaaaaaatgtgaatatcttatttctttcaagttttattttagacacagggagtacatatgcaggtttgttacaggggGATAATGCACTTAGGTAATGAGCAtcatacccaataggtagtttttcaacccatttACCCTCACCCCAGTAgctcccagtgtctattgttgccatctttctGTCCATGTGTAGCCAGCGTTTAGCTCCCAcctaagtaagaacatgcagtatttggttttcgttttctgtatttgttcacttcagataatggcttccagctgcatccatgttgctgcaaaagagaTGATCtagttctttttatggctgcgtggtattccatggtgcatactTACacactattggtgagaatgtaaattagtccagccactgtcgagagcagtttggagatttcccaTTGATAGAATTGGAATTTCCAATTGGTCAGCAGAGAGGTGATGCTAAATGAGTCAAGCCAACATGATAACGCCTAACTCTTAAGTTACTTCAGTAGAAACGGCACCCTGTAGTCAGCAATGGTAGTTGATGAGAATCAGGGAAAACAGCAAGGCCTGTGGAAGCCTCCTCTGGAGAGTGGTGTTTTCTGATAGAACATTGCAGACCAGCCCTGGACTGTCACTCATGATTACCATCTTGTATGGGCTCcatctctcgctctctctctctctcacacacacatgcacacacacacacacacacacacacacagacgcacgCACCCTGTATATATACTACTGAAGTAATTTAGAAGAAGTAAGTTACAGGCATTTTAGCAGTGGGGTTTTATGAAAACCTGATTACCATTTAGCACAAGCTGCAttagaaatttatcagaaaagtTGAGTGAGGAGGTCAAGGCTTTGGGGAGTCACTGTGGGAATGATACATGAAGAGGTGTCAGCTGAAACCATGGGAGTGGATGAGCTTTTCACAACATTACTGTGTTCATATGGCATTAACGTATCATACTTTTTCTTTCAAGAGTGTGTGTAAAGAAGGAAGAATGGAGTTCTAAAAACTCAGAGTCTTCTTAATCCTGCTTAAGAGAGGTTTATGATGCTAAGGACTGTCAAAGGTACTATTGATTTTCTCCTGGAACCCCTGGCAGAGGAGAGCCTCAGTAGGGTGGTCTGGGGGAGTCAGAGGCAAGGTTTAACAGTGAGTGGGAGAAAATGTTCTGGGAGTACAGATACAGTCTGGCTTTGAATAAAGTGAGACGTGGAGGGAGAGTAGAAAAGAATCACCAGATGAAGTTACTGGAGATAGATGATATTaatatgttttactttttccaaTTACTTTTTAAGTGATCAGAGATGAATGAACAATCAGAGAAAAACAATTCCATTCAAGAGAGACACACAGATCATAGTTTTCCTGAGAAGAACTGTCAAATTGGACAGAAACAACTGGTATGGCACACAGATTCTATGATTCCATGCTACTGGGGAGTGCCCCCTCGAGGATCTCTGAGATGCCCATGGATGTGGGTGGGAAGGTGGGCCCAGGCAGGACCTCACAGGGAGgaactctgccgcccaggctgatAGAGCTTTCCCTCCGCCCCACTGCTCACTGCGGGCTGCTCTCGCCTCACACATCTCCTCTCCACCTCCTGTGTACCCTGATTTTTAGCCCAGTGTTCTGTACAATAAAATTCTGCTTTTTGTGGAGAATATATACaaacgtttttatttttttatttttattttttgatttaataaagttttatttttccaaatgtacAGCTGGTTGGACCTATTCATGCATCTTCACCAGCAGCTGGAGCATCTCCACCCTTGGTATTTCTGGTGTAAATTACTTGAGCTCTGTGCTTTGAAACCAGTTTGATAAGTCCTTTACTAAGGAGCTCCTGAAGGGCTGCCCTGGCCAGGGAGCCTCGAATCTTCAGTCTCTCAGAGACCACAGCTGGGGTTATAAGTTTATAGTTGGGAACTTCCTTACAGAGTTTGTCATAGGTAGCTTTGTCAAACAAGACTAAGTTATTGAGCTTGTCCCGAACTTTGCCT
This genomic interval carries:
- the LOC100985281 gene encoding small ribosomal subunit protein eS25-like, encoding MPPKDDKKKKDTGKSAKKDKDPVNKSGGKAKKKKWSKGKVRDKLNNLVLFDKATYDKLCKEVPNYKLITPAVVSERLKIRGSLARAALQELLSKGLIKLVSKHRAQVIYTRNTKGGDAPAAGEDA